The following proteins are co-located in the Candidatus Methanogranum gryphiswaldense genome:
- the nadC gene encoding carboxylating nicotinate-nucleotide diphosphorylase, whose amino-acid sequence MIKDIKRFLEEDVGSGDITTEMFVPDRTGTASILCEEEAVIAGLEEAREVFEALGAECQLISRDGDTVTKNTVVMSIYGPLRAITTGERVALNILMRMSGIATKTARITNIIRTKDPHLMIAATRKTTPGFRYYEKKAVELGGGWPHRMGLYDMIMIKDNHIAACGNIENAMKKLKNIDPTVKVDVEVVSLEQGKIVAGYAVDIIMADHMSPEDTRSLKQYVNMISPKTKIEASGNITEDNVLSYAGCADIVSMGSLTHSVKAIDFSLDIDPIKN is encoded by the coding sequence ATGATAAAGGACATTAAGCGCTTTCTAGAGGAAGACGTTGGAAGTGGAGACATAACCACTGAAATGTTTGTGCCTGACAGAACGGGCACCGCCTCTATCTTATGCGAGGAAGAAGCCGTAATTGCAGGACTAGAAGAAGCTAGAGAGGTCTTCGAAGCATTGGGCGCGGAATGTCAACTCATAAGCAGAGATGGGGACACAGTAACAAAAAATACTGTAGTAATGTCTATTTATGGCCCACTCAGGGCCATAACCACTGGCGAAAGAGTCGCACTCAACATACTTATGAGGATGTCTGGCATAGCGACTAAAACCGCCAGGATCACCAATATAATCAGGACAAAAGACCCTCATTTAATGATAGCTGCAACAAGGAAAACTACACCTGGTTTCAGATATTACGAAAAAAAAGCAGTAGAACTCGGCGGAGGCTGGCCGCATAGAATGGGTCTCTATGATATGATCATGATCAAAGACAATCACATTGCCGCGTGCGGAAATATTGAGAACGCCATGAAAAAATTAAAGAACATTGATCCGACGGTAAAGGTCGATGTTGAGGTCGTATCATTGGAACAAGGAAAAATCGTAGCCGGATACGCTGTCGATATTATCATGGCGGATCATATGTCCCCAGAAGATACAAGAAGTCTCAAACAATACGTCAATATGATTTCTCCAAAAACAAAAATTGAAGCCTCTGGTAACATTACGGAAGACAACGTGCTTTCATATGCAGGTTGCGCTGATATCGTATCTATGGGATCTCTCACTCACTCCGTAAAAGCTATCGATTTTTCTTTGGATATTGACCCCATAAAGAATTAA
- a CDS encoding MBL fold metallo-hydrolase yields the protein MLMKFRFLGGAEMVGRMGMTIEGDGKTILVEYGMSPTKPPEYPIVAPRVDHVFLTHCHLDHCGMVPAVCGRDGCELFTTPLSAEVSELMMYDSLKIAKAEGYNEPYSESDIEKTMRCVAPLTFGDTIELGKTDVTFHSAGHVPGAAMFEFACDSSTVYTGDIHTADQGLVLGAKPVKCTNLFIEGTYGGRNHPDKKTTIENFIAKVDEVIDRGGTVIIPCFAVGRTQEIMILLKDLGYDMWVDGMGRSVTRLFLDYPEYLRDPRALKSARRAFTEVRNSGMRKQANKGQIIVTTGGMLDGGPVLGYLRDLKNDPKNAILLVGYQAENTNGRLLMEQGCIVVDKEIVKIECEVQKFDFSAHAGHDELINFINRCDPENVIIMHSETRELFLPDLQDYNVILPNTGEEFELDV from the coding sequence ATGTTAATGAAATTTAGATTCCTCGGTGGCGCAGAAATGGTAGGCCGTATGGGAATGACAATAGAGGGTGACGGCAAGACAATACTCGTCGAGTATGGAATGAGTCCGACAAAACCTCCAGAATACCCAATCGTGGCCCCTAGGGTCGACCATGTCTTCCTGACACACTGCCACTTGGACCACTGTGGAATGGTACCTGCAGTATGCGGTAGAGATGGGTGCGAGCTTTTTACCACGCCGCTTTCTGCTGAAGTATCCGAACTAATGATGTATGACAGCTTAAAGATCGCTAAAGCAGAAGGATATAATGAGCCATACAGTGAATCCGATATTGAAAAAACAATGAGATGCGTGGCACCCCTAACATTCGGAGATACAATAGAATTGGGAAAAACAGACGTCACATTTCATTCCGCAGGACATGTTCCAGGAGCGGCCATGTTCGAATTTGCGTGTGACAGCAGTACTGTCTACACAGGCGACATACACACCGCGGATCAAGGACTTGTACTAGGTGCGAAACCAGTAAAATGCACCAATCTGTTCATTGAAGGAACATATGGTGGACGCAATCATCCAGATAAAAAAACCACAATAGAGAATTTTATTGCCAAAGTCGATGAAGTAATAGACCGCGGTGGAACTGTTATCATTCCTTGCTTCGCGGTTGGAAGAACACAAGAGATCATGATACTCCTGAAAGACCTCGGATATGATATGTGGGTTGACGGCATGGGACGTTCAGTTACACGTTTGTTCCTTGATTACCCGGAATACCTAAGAGATCCGAGGGCACTCAAATCCGCGAGAAGGGCATTCACTGAGGTTAGGAACTCAGGTATGAGGAAACAGGCCAATAAGGGACAGATCATCGTCACTACAGGTGGAATGTTAGATGGAGGGCCCGTACTCGGATATCTTAGAGATCTGAAAAACGATCCTAAGAACGCCATACTACTTGTTGGATACCAGGCAGAGAACACCAACGGAAGGCTCTTGATGGAACAAGGATGTATTGTTGTTGACAAAGAGATCGTCAAAATTGAATGTGAAGTACAAAAATTCGACTTCTCTGCACACGCTGGACATGATGAGCTCATCAACTTTATCAACAGATGCGACCCTGAGAATGTTATAATAATGCACTCCGAGACAAGAGAATTATTCCTCCCTGATCTGCAAGATTACAATGTGATCCTACCAAACACAGGAGAAGAATTCGAGTTAGACGTATGA
- a CDS encoding transcription factor S: MVPLNGARVCGKLLIWTPNVGVLEADSLFCSCGSMMFPKDGKYVCNACGAVKEIGSNSQVVKTESKDRETTVIKENIATLPKTRITCSECGHTEAYFVIRQTRAADEPETRIYRCCKCNHSWREY, translated from the coding sequence ATGGTTCCCCTTAATGGCGCGCGTGTGTGTGGCAAGTTATTAATATGGACACCCAATGTAGGAGTGTTAGAGGCTGATAGCTTGTTTTGCTCATGCGGTTCAATGATGTTTCCTAAGGATGGCAAGTACGTGTGTAATGCGTGCGGCGCTGTGAAAGAGATCGGCAGTAACAGCCAGGTTGTCAAGACCGAGTCCAAGGACAGAGAGACAACAGTCATTAAGGAGAACATAGCGACACTCCCCAAGACGCGTATAACCTGTTCGGAGTGTGGTCACACGGAAGCGTATTTTGTCATTAGACAGACTCGTGCAGCCGATGAACCTGAAACAAGGATATATCGTTGCTGTAAATGCAACCACTCGTGGAGAGAGTACTGA
- the pcn gene encoding proliferating cell nuclear antigen (pcna) yields the protein MFKAEIKSETLKGLVNIISTLIDEVKFNIDQNGMSLKAVDPAHVAMIELNVGAKAFESFSASETEIGLDLDKVKTVLKLAGPGDIIIMEQDETQGRLVFKIGNITRRMNLVDTSSMSDAKVPQLTLSAKVSISIDQLQRGIRAAESISDHISLKADPEGFELSCEGDTDYASLRVEKAQLVSLNTPSAVCSLFPLDYFSNLVKAVPAGTVVTVELDDDYPVRMLFTLANGEVSVCYFLAPRIESD from the coding sequence ATGTTCAAGGCAGAAATTAAGTCGGAAACGTTGAAAGGGCTCGTAAATATAATTTCCACTCTTATCGATGAGGTTAAGTTCAATATCGATCAGAATGGCATGAGTTTAAAAGCAGTGGATCCAGCACACGTTGCTATGATAGAGCTTAATGTTGGTGCTAAAGCATTCGAGTCATTTTCTGCAAGTGAGACGGAGATCGGTTTGGATCTCGATAAGGTCAAGACAGTTCTGAAACTTGCTGGTCCAGGTGATATCATAATCATGGAACAGGATGAAACTCAGGGAAGACTTGTGTTCAAGATAGGAAATATTACCAGACGCATGAATCTCGTGGACACATCAAGTATGAGTGATGCAAAGGTCCCGCAACTTACTCTGTCTGCAAAGGTAAGTATATCCATCGATCAGCTTCAGAGAGGAATCCGCGCAGCGGAGTCCATTTCAGATCATATTTCGCTCAAGGCCGATCCAGAGGGATTTGAGCTTTCTTGTGAGGGGGATACGGATTACGCAAGTCTGAGGGTCGAGAAGGCTCAGCTTGTGAGTCTTAATACACCATCGGCGGTGTGCAGTCTTTTTCCTCTAGATTACTTTTCCAATCTTGTTAAGGCCGTACCAGCAGGAACAGTAGTTACTGTTGAGTTGGACGACGATTATCCAGTTAGGATGTTATTCACATTGGCCAACGGAGAGGTCAGTGTCTGTTATTTCCTCGCACCCAGAATTGAAAGCGATTAA
- a CDS encoding transketolase, producing MEHSVDEIKNIANILRLDVIEMTTVAKSGHPGGSLSSADFMAALYFHVLKHDPSNPNWEDRDRFILSKGHVAPILYATLAEAGYFPKEELKTLRKLGSHLQGHPVRGKVPGVEMSTGSLGQGLSMSCGIALAGKKDGKDYKVFCLLGDGELQSGQNWEAAMFAHQYGLNNLIAVVDRNRLQITGNTENIMSLDPLPEKWSAFGWNVIIVDGHNVRQIIEACDKAKESKKNPVVIIMNTIKGKGVSFMENNTDFHGKACNFNEYEAAVKEIKDVIH from the coding sequence ATGGAGCACAGCGTCGACGAGATCAAGAACATTGCTAACATCCTTAGGTTGGATGTTATTGAGATGACGACAGTAGCAAAATCTGGACATCCTGGTGGTTCTTTATCTTCGGCCGATTTTATGGCGGCCTTATATTTTCATGTGTTGAAACACGATCCATCCAATCCTAATTGGGAGGATAGAGACAGATTTATTCTTTCGAAGGGGCACGTTGCGCCAATATTGTATGCGACTCTTGCGGAGGCAGGTTATTTTCCAAAGGAAGAACTCAAAACTCTTAGGAAATTGGGCTCGCATCTGCAGGGCCACCCTGTGCGTGGAAAGGTTCCGGGAGTGGAGATGTCCACAGGGTCTCTTGGACAGGGATTGAGCATGTCTTGTGGAATTGCTCTTGCTGGTAAAAAGGATGGTAAGGATTACAAGGTTTTTTGTCTGTTGGGGGATGGAGAACTTCAGAGTGGACAAAATTGGGAAGCGGCAATGTTCGCCCATCAGTATGGACTTAATAATTTGATTGCTGTTGTTGATCGTAATCGTTTGCAAATAACAGGGAATACAGAGAACATAATGTCTTTGGACCCTCTGCCTGAAAAATGGAGTGCATTCGGGTGGAATGTCATTATTGTCGACGGGCACAATGTTCGTCAGATAATAGAAGCATGCGACAAGGCCAAAGAGTCAAAAAAGAACCCCGTAGTCATAATAATGAATACAATAAAAGGAAAAGGAGTGTCCTTCATGGAAAACAACACAGATTTCCACGGTAAGGCATGCAATTTCAACGAATACGAAGCTGCCGTAAAAGAAATCAAGGATGTGATCCATTGA
- a CDS encoding transketolase family protein: MQFQRIRSCRKRNQGCDPLTTGKKIAQRNYFGKALVDLAESKPNLFVIDADLAGSTKTSDFKKVARDRFIECGIAEQNMIGISSGLAASGKIVFASTFAVFATGRCWEQIRLAVAYPRLNVKIVATHSGISVGEDGASHQALEDIALMRSLPNMTVISPADAFEAYQATMAIADFDGPVYMRLGRAEFPCVTNEGEAFEIGKAKVLKEGKDVTLIGTGQMVSNCLEAAGTLAKEGIDAEVINMSTIKPLDNESVMRSVRKTKCVVTAEEHSIIGGLGSAVAELLSEEMPVPLKRIGTRDTFGESGTPDELFKKYGLTADDLVQAAKIIIQKKKEMIL; the protein is encoded by the coding sequence ATGCAATTTCAACGAATACGAAGCTGCCGTAAAAGAAATCAAGGATGTGATCCATTGACGACCGGAAAGAAGATCGCACAGCGTAATTATTTTGGTAAGGCCTTAGTGGACCTTGCTGAGAGCAAGCCCAATCTTTTTGTTATTGATGCAGATCTGGCGGGATCTACGAAAACATCGGATTTCAAGAAAGTAGCGCGCGACAGGTTCATAGAGTGTGGTATCGCAGAGCAGAATATGATCGGTATATCATCTGGTCTAGCGGCATCAGGTAAGATTGTCTTTGCCTCCACCTTTGCGGTTTTTGCTACCGGAAGATGTTGGGAGCAGATCAGACTCGCAGTGGCATACCCTAGGTTAAATGTCAAAATTGTTGCCACACACAGCGGTATAAGTGTGGGGGAAGATGGAGCGTCTCATCAGGCTTTGGAAGACATAGCTTTGATGCGTTCTCTTCCGAATATGACGGTGATATCTCCTGCGGATGCTTTCGAGGCATACCAAGCCACTATGGCCATTGCAGATTTTGATGGGCCCGTTTATATGAGATTGGGGCGCGCAGAATTTCCATGCGTAACTAATGAAGGAGAAGCATTCGAGATTGGAAAGGCTAAAGTCCTTAAAGAAGGAAAAGACGTCACACTTATCGGTACTGGACAGATGGTTTCCAATTGTTTGGAGGCAGCAGGTACACTTGCAAAAGAAGGGATTGACGCTGAAGTGATCAACATGTCCACAATAAAACCTCTTGACAATGAATCTGTGATGAGGTCAGTTAGAAAGACCAAATGTGTTGTCACAGCCGAGGAGCATAGTATTATCGGTGGACTCGGATCTGCGGTTGCTGAACTTCTTTCAGAAGAAATGCCAGTTCCACTGAAAAGGATAGGTACGCGTGACACTTTTGGTGAATCTGGAACCCCAGATGAACTTTTTAAGAAATATGGGCTGACTGCAGATGATTTAGTTCAGGCAGCCAAAATTATTATTCAGAAGAAAAAGGAGATGATATTATGA
- the fsa gene encoding fructose-6-phosphate aldolase: MKIFIDTANLDMIREINSWGILDGVTTNPSLIAKEGTDTPTRVKEIAKIVDGPISAEAMSLDAENMIKEGRELAAIHPNINVKLPMCIEALKATKVLSSEGIDVNVTLIFSAQQALLAAKAGARYVSPFIGRLDDMGIHGSDLVGDIMQIYVNYDFDTEVIAASIRGPTHVLEVASMGCDIATIPYSVLKLMVSHPKTDEGIQKFIEDYSKIKN, from the coding sequence ATGAAGATTTTTATTGACACAGCGAATCTTGACATGATTAGAGAGATCAACAGCTGGGGGATTCTGGACGGAGTGACCACAAATCCCAGTCTGATAGCAAAAGAGGGAACAGATACACCAACTCGCGTGAAGGAGATCGCGAAGATCGTCGACGGTCCCATTTCCGCAGAAGCAATGTCTCTTGATGCAGAAAATATGATCAAGGAAGGACGTGAACTTGCGGCCATTCATCCCAATATCAATGTTAAGTTACCCATGTGTATCGAGGCTTTGAAGGCAACAAAAGTACTGTCATCAGAAGGCATCGATGTCAATGTGACGCTTATCTTCTCTGCGCAACAAGCGCTTCTTGCAGCAAAGGCGGGAGCGAGATATGTTTCGCCATTTATTGGTCGTCTTGATGATATGGGCATTCACGGTAGCGATCTGGTTGGCGACATAATGCAGATATACGTCAATTATGATTTTGATACAGAAGTAATTGCTGCATCCATAAGAGGGCCTACTCATGTTTTGGAAGTAGCTTCAATGGGCTGCGATATAGCAACGATTCCATATAGTGTTCTTAAGTTGATGGTTTCCCATCCAAAGACGGATGAAGGAATTCAGAAATTCATAGAGGACTATAGTAAGATCAAGAACTGA
- a CDS encoding class I SAM-dependent methyltransferase family protein translates to MRTVNLAKIPVSEAPKVIPKFLQLGFIDPSAKITKVEGYCLVPIVSGKEDIFLKNGYALTEGPAYTMERRSPQERILDKMRGIPDEVLRMLPMKWEYVGDIVILKLDPACEPYKNHIGAVYAEVLEAKTICADICGISGELRRPSIEVLYGTNTESIRSENGIKYSFDVSKVMFASGNIDERYRMRNMDCRGETVVDMFAGIGYFTLPIAKYSGARRVFACEKNPESYEFLLKNIILNGVEDKVIPILADNKYLQGKDFADRILMGYVQRTSDFLPKALSMIKKGGVIHYHDTFYVNEYRERLDCIFKEKCGENGFRIENVHEVKSFAPAVSHYVADVRIF, encoded by the coding sequence ATGAGGACCGTCAATTTAGCGAAGATCCCGGTGTCAGAGGCTCCGAAGGTAATTCCAAAATTTCTTCAGTTAGGATTTATTGATCCTTCAGCCAAGATAACGAAGGTTGAAGGATATTGTCTTGTGCCCATTGTAAGTGGTAAAGAGGATATATTTTTGAAAAATGGATATGCACTGACAGAAGGTCCTGCTTATACGATGGAAAGAAGGTCTCCCCAAGAAAGAATATTGGATAAAATGAGAGGAATTCCGGATGAGGTCCTTCGAATGCTCCCTATGAAATGGGAATATGTGGGGGATATTGTAATTTTAAAGTTAGATCCTGCATGTGAACCATACAAAAATCATATCGGGGCGGTCTATGCGGAGGTTCTCGAAGCAAAGACCATCTGTGCGGATATCTGTGGTATATCAGGAGAATTGAGAAGACCAAGCATCGAGGTACTTTACGGTACAAATACAGAATCAATAAGATCAGAGAATGGGATAAAATATTCTTTCGATGTCTCAAAGGTGATGTTCGCCTCAGGTAATATAGACGAGAGATACCGCATGAGGAATATGGACTGTAGAGGAGAGACAGTGGTTGATATGTTTGCGGGTATTGGCTATTTTACTCTTCCAATAGCTAAATATTCGGGTGCTAGAAGGGTGTTTGCTTGTGAGAAAAATCCAGAGTCATATGAATTCTTGCTAAAAAATATAATCCTCAATGGGGTGGAGGATAAGGTCATTCCAATCTTGGCCGATAATAAATATCTTCAAGGAAAAGATTTTGCAGATCGCATACTTATGGGTTATGTGCAAAGGACATCTGATTTTCTTCCCAAGGCATTATCAATGATAAAGAAGGGCGGCGTGATCCATTATCATGATACGTTCTATGTCAACGAATACAGAGAGAGATTAGACTGTATATTCAAAGAGAAATGTGGAGAGAATGGTTTCCGGATAGAGAATGTGCATGAAGTAAAATCATTTGCTCCAGCAGTGTCCCATTATGTTGCTGACGTTCGCATATTTTAA
- a CDS encoding ribose 1,5-bisphosphate isomerase, translating into MSDIIVQTASAIKDMRIRGAGRIARAGAFALGTFADDYKGIGLDDFRRDLDSATRILLDSRPTAVSLWNGVHACVKDVPNVKTLDEAVNSVSVNAKRFVEMSSDAVEIIGKIGAKRIQDGDVIMTHCNSSVALEVIKEAHRQGKQFKVYATESRPWRQGILTVNELADAGIDVTLIIDSAVRAVMKKVTKVFVGADTITSNGTLINKIGTSQLALSANEARVPFYVCSETYKFSPMTLFGDTVTIEERGYEEVVKPGEIPKSVGIFNPVFDSTPAKYIDAIITEIGMISPGSVYDVMVRQLGDSIFTLRD; encoded by the coding sequence GTGTCAGACATCATCGTTCAAACGGCATCTGCGATCAAAGATATGCGCATACGTGGTGCTGGAAGGATAGCACGTGCAGGAGCATTCGCTCTAGGGACATTTGCAGATGATTACAAAGGTATCGGGTTGGACGATTTTAGAAGGGATTTGGATTCTGCCACAAGAATATTGTTGGATTCTAGGCCGACAGCCGTATCTTTATGGAACGGGGTTCATGCGTGTGTCAAAGATGTGCCTAATGTAAAGACATTGGATGAGGCAGTGAATTCTGTTTCTGTTAACGCAAAGCGGTTCGTGGAGATGTCATCCGACGCCGTGGAGATCATAGGTAAGATAGGAGCAAAAAGGATCCAGGATGGAGATGTCATAATGACACATTGTAACAGCAGTGTTGCACTGGAGGTTATTAAGGAGGCCCACCGGCAAGGTAAACAGTTCAAGGTATATGCGACCGAATCACGGCCTTGGAGACAGGGCATATTGACGGTCAATGAGCTTGCTGATGCTGGAATAGATGTTACATTGATAATTGACAGTGCAGTGCGTGCTGTTATGAAAAAGGTCACAAAGGTCTTTGTGGGCGCGGATACCATAACATCCAACGGAACGCTCATAAATAAGATAGGGACATCGCAGTTGGCTCTTTCTGCTAATGAGGCCCGTGTACCATTTTATGTTTGCAGTGAGACGTATAAGTTCTCCCCAATGACACTTTTTGGCGACACGGTTACCATAGAAGAGAGAGGATATGAAGAAGTGGTAAAGCCAGGCGAGATACCGAAATCAGTAGGTATTTTCAATCCTGTATTTGACTCCACTCCGGCGAAGTATATCGATGCAATAATAACCGAGATCGGAATGATATCGCCTGGATCTGTGTATGACGTTATGGTAAGACAGCTTGGCGACAGTATATTCACACTGAGGGATTGA
- a CDS encoding ribulose 1,5-bisphosphate carboxylase large subunit, with product MKCYSYMHLGESVDLDKYVVCKYRVTTDLSMEKACEAIAAEQSTGTWTGISTLSQEIFENYGARVIEINGDMVTIAYPEEDFSIENGGIPQILSVIAGNLFGLDALKGVRLEDVAFSKGIMEMYKGPKFGADGLREILHRPEKPLVGTIVKPKIGLNPRDTANYVYEAGSGGLTNSKDDETLVDQKFCPIEDRTIAIADVLDRLKEEGHYMVHAVNVSTNGDKIVELAEKVQSWGAKQIMVDVITCGFGAVQALSEDRSIKVPIHVHRTMHGAMTKDPLHGVSMLAMTRLVRMCGGDALHIGTLGVGKMTGNVKGDYDNLQACLNKSEYYKTVMPVCSGGVYPGMIGKLIEEAGKNIQIQAGGGVAGHPGGVRKGAMGMCQAVDAACLGIPPQEYAKSHPELQAALDKWGMK from the coding sequence ATGAAATGTTATTCGTATATGCACCTTGGAGAGTCCGTCGATCTAGACAAATATGTTGTTTGTAAGTATCGTGTCACAACAGATCTTTCCATGGAAAAAGCTTGTGAAGCCATAGCTGCAGAGCAATCGACCGGTACATGGACTGGTATCTCTACGCTGAGTCAAGAGATATTTGAAAACTACGGTGCGAGAGTAATTGAGATAAATGGAGACATGGTCACCATAGCCTACCCAGAAGAAGATTTCAGTATTGAGAACGGAGGCATTCCTCAAATACTCAGTGTCATCGCAGGAAATCTATTCGGATTGGATGCATTGAAAGGAGTAAGACTGGAAGATGTTGCTTTTTCGAAAGGGATCATGGAGATGTACAAAGGTCCTAAATTCGGTGCAGACGGCCTTAGGGAAATATTACACCGTCCCGAGAAACCTCTGGTCGGTACGATTGTAAAACCAAAGATCGGGCTGAATCCTAGGGACACAGCGAATTACGTCTATGAGGCTGGAAGTGGCGGGCTCACCAACAGTAAGGATGATGAGACCCTTGTTGATCAGAAGTTCTGTCCTATAGAGGACCGTACAATTGCTATTGCTGATGTTTTGGACAGACTCAAAGAAGAGGGACACTATATGGTCCACGCTGTGAATGTCAGTACGAATGGTGATAAGATAGTTGAATTGGCCGAGAAGGTCCAATCATGGGGAGCTAAACAGATAATGGTCGACGTGATCACATGTGGATTTGGCGCTGTTCAAGCATTGTCAGAGGATAGGTCGATAAAAGTACCGATACATGTTCATAGAACAATGCACGGTGCGATGACAAAAGACCCATTACACGGTGTTTCCATGCTTGCGATGACAAGACTTGTACGTATGTGTGGAGGAGATGCGCTTCATATCGGTACGTTAGGGGTCGGAAAAATGACTGGAAACGTCAAAGGAGATTATGACAATCTTCAAGCGTGCCTCAATAAATCAGAATATTACAAGACAGTAATGCCAGTTTGTTCAGGTGGTGTATATCCAGGTATGATTGGGAAACTGATCGAGGAAGCAGGGAAGAACATCCAGATACAGGCGGGTGGCGGTGTTGCTGGACACCCAGGTGGTGTAAGAAAGGGGGCAATGGGCATGTGCCAAGCTGTTGACGCAGCATGTCTTGGTATTCCGCCTCAAGAATATGCGAAAAGCCATCCTGAATTGCAGGCAGCTCTTGACAAGTGGGGAATGAAATGA
- a CDS encoding AMP phosphorylase, whose protein sequence is MKLKAKLMDLDAPEVLVVLTVADAGVLGVKENDRVRVEANKESATAVVTISDAYLNSGEICIIDETMRKLNLKEGDTVDVYYSVSPESVRSIRRKMDNEKLAPDEIRSIVQDIADSKLSRIEISAWLTALYINGMDISEIAAFTQSMVDTGDKIQFDRTPVYDFHSMGGVPGNKVTPIVVSIVASAGMMIPKTSSRAISSACGTSDFVETFCNVELDASELKRIAESTGGVLAWGGSQNIAPVDDIVIKVEHPLGINPRAQMLASILSKKVAIGATHLVMDIPTGAGTKVPTIEVARAYARDFMDLGEALGIHIECAITYADQPVGNAIGPILEARECISILEGAKHPSSVIEKSCDLAGIILEMGGYTNGSVKAREILDSGEALKKFREIVAAQGGNPALKSTDMVPGKYIHDVISTSSGYVHNINNKDIVSVAKASGAPSDKGAGILLYKKKGQRVEVGDLLFQIYADNEAKLSRAKDLAIKYKPFEIEGMLIKRVTATRVRG, encoded by the coding sequence ATGAAACTAAAAGCTAAACTTATGGATCTGGATGCGCCAGAGGTCCTTGTCGTCCTCACCGTCGCAGACGCAGGTGTTCTCGGAGTAAAAGAAAACGATCGCGTGCGTGTCGAGGCTAACAAGGAATCGGCGACCGCGGTTGTAACGATCTCAGATGCATATCTCAATTCTGGGGAGATCTGCATCATAGATGAGACCATGAGGAAACTCAATTTGAAGGAGGGAGACACAGTGGACGTGTATTACTCCGTAAGTCCTGAATCTGTTAGAAGCATTCGCAGAAAGATGGACAATGAGAAGTTAGCACCAGACGAGATCAGAAGTATCGTCCAAGATATAGCAGACAGTAAGTTGTCAAGGATCGAGATATCTGCCTGGCTCACTGCATTATATATTAACGGCATGGACATCAGTGAGATAGCTGCATTCACTCAGTCAATGGTGGATACAGGAGATAAGATACAATTTGATCGCACTCCAGTTTATGATTTTCACAGCATGGGCGGAGTTCCAGGTAATAAAGTGACGCCCATCGTTGTATCCATCGTAGCATCTGCCGGAATGATGATACCAAAGACCTCTTCTCGTGCAATAAGCAGTGCATGTGGAACATCTGATTTTGTAGAGACCTTCTGCAATGTTGAATTAGATGCTTCGGAATTAAAGAGGATCGCCGAGTCCACCGGTGGGGTCTTGGCATGGGGAGGTTCACAGAATATTGCACCGGTCGATGACATTGTTATAAAGGTCGAGCATCCGTTGGGCATCAATCCGCGGGCGCAGATGCTTGCATCGATCCTAAGCAAAAAGGTCGCCATCGGGGCGACGCATCTCGTTATGGACATCCCTACGGGCGCCGGTACCAAGGTGCCGACGATAGAAGTGGCTCGTGCATATGCAAGGGATTTCATGGACCTGGGAGAGGCATTGGGCATACACATAGAATGTGCGATCACATATGCTGATCAACCGGTTGGTAACGCGATAGGGCCAATCTTGGAAGCAAGGGAGTGCATTAGTATACTTGAAGGAGCAAAACACCCATCCAGCGTTATCGAAAAGTCTTGCGATCTCGCTGGTATAATACTTGAGATGGGCGGTTATACAAATGGTTCTGTGAAGGCCAGAGAGATCTTGGACTCAGGAGAGGCTCTTAAGAAATTCAGAGAGATCGTTGCGGCGCAGGGAGGAAATCCCGCTCTGAAATCCACAGATATGGTTCCTGGAAAATATATTCATGATGTCATCTCAACCTCATCAGGATATGTCCATAACATAAACAACAAGGACATTGTGTCTGTGGCAAAAGCATCTGGAGCACCGTCTGATAAAGGAGCAGGGATCCTGTTGTATAAGAAAAAAGGTCAGAGGGTAGAGGTTGGAGACCTTTTATTCCAGATATATGCAGACAATGAAGCTAAACTGAGTCGTGCCAAGGATCTTGCGATTAAGTATAAGCCTTTTGAAATAGAGGGCATGCTCATAAAAAGAGTAACTGCTACAAGGGTTAGAGGATGA